One Panicum virgatum strain AP13 chromosome 3N, P.virgatum_v5, whole genome shotgun sequence DNA segment encodes these proteins:
- the LOC120663787 gene encoding uncharacterized protein LOC120663787, with product MWTSDSDPELAASSSSSSTTSASPPPSPPPASLPRRPRNRASHRRRRRAAVPATAAPEAEDVWRGAQWEAAWPGRRYARPVLLAADATGSPGAADDGVGRSRSLTDDDLEELKACADLGFGFSYDEIPELRGTLPALELCYSMSQRLLDDAPHHHHHQAADPAPPVTNWKISSPGDSPDEVKARLKYWAQAVACTVRLCS from the exons ATGTGGACCTCCGACTCCGaccccgagctcgccgcctcatcctcctcctcgtccaccacctccgcctccccgccgccgtccccgcctcCCGCttccctcccccgccgcccgcgcaaccgcgccagccatcgccgccgccgccgcgccgccgtccccgcgaCAGCCGCGCCCGAGGCCGAGGACGTGTGGCGCGGGGCGCAGTGGGAGGCGGCGTGGCCGGGGCGCCGCTACGCCAGGCCCGTCCTGCTCGCGGCGGACGCCACCGGCTCCCCGGGCGCCGCGGACGACGGCGTGGGCCGCTCCAGGAGCCTCACGGACGACGACCTCGAGGAGCTCAAGGCCTGCGCCGACCTGGGCTTCGGCTTCAGCTACGACGAGATCCCCGAGCTCCGCGGCACGCTCCCCGCGCTCGAGCTCTGCTACTCCATGAGCCAGCGCCTCCTCGACGAcgccccccaccaccaccaccaccaggccgccgaccccgcgccgcccgtcaCCAACTGGAAGATCTCCAGCCCCG GCGACAGCCCCGACGAGGTGAAGGCGCGGCTCAAGTACTGGGCGCAGGCGGTGGCGTGCACCGTCCGCCTCTGCAGCTGA
- the LOC120667330 gene encoding calcium-dependent protein kinase 29-like yields MGNCCVARPSSFNNNKRRGGGASAGGRAGVGNRGGRLGGANVRSYSTLSSICDAAAQTPCAPLTVLGAGLAAEASAEELLRRYQLGEELGRGEFGLTRRCTDTSTGEVLACKSISKRKLRSSVDIEDVRREVAIMRSLPDHPSVVRLREAFEDGDAVHLVMEVCEGGELFDRIVSRGHYTERAAAGVIRTIMEVVQHCHKHGVMHRDLKPENFLYANTSENSPLKVIDFGLSVCFKPGDRFSEIVGSPYYMAPEVLKRNYGQEIDIWSAGVILYILLCGVPPFWAETDEGIAQAIIRSNLDFSREPWPKVSENAKDLVRKMLDPSAYSRLTAQQVLEHPWIQNASAAPNIPLGEAVRTRLKQFTVMNKFKKKALLVVAECIPTEELEAIKELFHMLDTNKDGHLTIEELRKGLQTTGHNVHGTDVDMLMEAADIDGNGTLDCKEFVTVSIHLKKIRSEDHLPKVFSYFDKNGSGYIEIDELKEALSPRGDQKAIDDIIMDVDKDKDGKISYQEFELMMRAGMDWRNTSRQYSRAVYNTLSRKMFKDVSLKLDINGGAEAQALGATVAKEEREAVD; encoded by the exons ATGGGGAACTGCTGCGTCGCCCGGCCGTCGTCCTTCAATAATAATAAGCGGCGGGGTGGAGGCGCTAGCGCCGGCGGGCGCGCCGGCGTCGGGAaccgcggcggccgcctcggcggcgccAACGTGCGGTCCTACTCCACGCTGTCCTCGATCTGTGACGCCGCGGCGCAGACGCCGTGCGCGCCGCTGACCGTGCTGGGGGCGGGCCTGGCGGCGGAGGCCAGCGCCGAGGAGCTGCTCCGGCGGTACCAGCTCGGCGAGGAGCTGGGGCGCGGCGAGTTCGGGCTCACGCGGCGGTGCACGGACACGTCCACCGGCGAGGTGCTGGCGTGCAAGTCCATCAGCAAACGCAAGCTCCGCAGCAGCGTCGACATCGAGGACGTGCGGCGGGAGGTGGCCATCATGCGCTCCCTGCCGGACCACCCCAGCGTCGTGCGCCTGCGCGAGGCCTTCGAGGACGGCGACGCCGTGCACCTCGTCATGGAGGTCTGCGagggcggcgagctcttcgaccGCATCGTCTCGCGCGGCCACTACacggagcgcgccgccgccggcgtcatcCGCACCATCATGGAGGTCGTACAG CATTGCCACAAGCACGGCGTCATGCACCGGGACCTCAAGCCTGAGAACTTCCTGTATGCCAACACATCTGAGAACTCCCCTCTGAAGGTTATCGACTTCGGTCTCTCTGTGTGCTTCAAACCAG GTGACAGGTTCAGTGAGATCGTCGGATCCCCCTACTACATGGCACCTGAAGTCCTGAAGCGGAACTACGGGCAAGAAATCGACATCTGGAGTGCAGGAGTCATACTCTACATCTTGCTATGTGGTGTCCCACCTTTCTGGGCTG AGACTGATGAGGGGATTGCACAGGCTATAATCCGGTCGAACCTCGATTTCTCGAGAGAGCCTTGGCCAAAGGTGTCGGAGAATGCAAAGGATCTTGTCAGGAAGATGCTTGATCCGAGCGCCTACTCTCGGTTGACTGCCCAGCAGGTTCTTG AGCATCCTTGGATACAGAATGCCAGTGCAGCTCCCAACATCCCTCTTGGAGAAGCAGTGAGGACCAGGCTGAAGCAATTCACGGTGATGAACAAGTTCAAGAAGAAGGCCCTGCTC GTTGTGGCAGAGTGCATCCCAACCGAAGAGCTTGAGGCGATCAAGGAGCTGTTCCACATGTTGGACACCAACAAGGATGGGCACTTGACGATCGAAGAACTCAGGAAGGGACTGCAAACGACAGGGCACAATGTCCATGGCACAGACGTGGATATGCTCATGGAAGCT GCAGACATAGACGGCAATGGCACCCTGGACTGCAAGGAGTTTGTGACAGTCTCCATCCACCTGAAGAAGATCCGTAGTGAGGATCACCTGCCCAAGGTCTTCAGCTACTTCGACAAGAACGGGAGTGGGTACATCGAGATCGACGAGCTGAAGGAAGCCCTCTCTCCAAGAGGCGATCAGAAGGCGATCGACGATATCATCATGGACGTCGACAAAGACAAG GATGGGAAGATCAGCTACCAAGAATTCGAGCTGATGATGAGAGCAGGGATGGACTGGAGGAACACGTCACGGCAGTACTCGAGAGCAGTCTACAACACCCTAAGCCGCAAGATGTTCAAGGATGTGTCCCTCAAGCTTGACATCAACGGTGGTGCAGAAGCGCAAGCACTTGGTGCGACAGTGGCGAAAGAAGAACGAGAAGCGGTTGACTGA
- the LOC120663784 gene encoding uncharacterized protein LOC120663784 isoform X1 codes for MEELVTAESAVAVGDPAPSLLSLCLDAVAARLTRDSAGLGAGRTGWPGGCGGGALGGCAEEGGGEADDDHLGPEQVAEVLPWELLHRLASRLPPAALESLHHAAHARCCSSADTTATGLGGQDDHKRGIKRSRCEDFNTAWQSLFKLRWPFGVKPGHDSVVTVDWQQQYWERHLQECLDEATESALLPSFSGGIGELSVSAKSMNSIYRCEDISQQHSRLKYQSSRFGCYARCLRLQGVLCTAETYDLLQHCKLERLMFIRIIAEPEVNGVCLLLSCHAETLLSLEFIHCQLYPAVMDKICVAVLQKGSQSHGIERLRIISSRICEARPLNTSVGLLNFLSSAKSLHLLSLHDSKMQPSFAQMIIHTLLESSCGLQTLEISDNNMPGWLSKMNRSSTSSSLVLKSDISLNSLSILNLRNNNLQKDDVVDLHKILIKLPNLRDLDISCNPIMDEGIRSLIPFISWAIEKENPLLRLNVENCDLSSIGVSKLLECLTSVKQPLDVLSLADNPLGSSVATALAKFLGSHVRDLNVEDIDLGTIGFQKLEEALPMEVALSHINISKNRGGIRAAYFVSRLILQAPNLVSVNAAANILPPESLEVICNALKQRTCNLDRVDLTGNFHLSETIFPAFLEFKKHGKPILVLPSNLGTYAPYDDDP; via the exons ATGGAGGAGCTCGTCACGGCGGAGTCGGCAGTGGCGGTCGGGGATCCGGCACCAAGCTTGCTTTCGCTGTGCCTGGACGCGGTCGCCGCCCGTCTCACCCGCGACAGCGCAGGCCTGGGCGCGGGCCGAACTGGATGGCCaggagggtgcggcggcggggctcttGGCGGGTGCGCAGAAGAAGGCGGAGGGGAGGCGGACGACGACCACCTGGGCCCGGAGCAGGTGGCGGAGGTGCTTCCCTGGGAGCTTCTCCACCGGCTGGCGTCCCGGCTCCCTCCCGCCGCGCTCGAGTCGCTCCATCACGCTGCCCATGCACG GtgctgctcttctgctgataCTACTGCTActggacttggagggcaagaTGACCACAAGCGTGGGATAAAACGTTCAAG GTGCGAAGATTTCAACACAGCTTGGCAGTCATTGTTCAAACTTCGCTGGCCCTTTGGTGTTAAGCCTGGGCATGATAGTGTGGTCACTGTGGATTGGCAGCAACAGTACTGGGAAAGGCATTTACAAGA GTGCCTGGATGAAGCTACAGAGAGTGCCTTGCTTCCTTCTTTTTCTGGAGGTATTGGTGAGTTGAGCGTATCAG CTAAATCCATGAATTCCATCTACCGTTGCGAGGACATTTCTCAACAGCATTCAAGATTAAAATATCAATCTAGCAGATTTGGTTGCTATGCAAG GTGCTTGAGACTGCAAGGCGTTCTTTGCACTGCAGAAACTTAT GACTTGCTTCAGCATTGCAAGCTGGAAAGATTAATGTTCATAAGAATTATAGCAGAGCCTGAG GTAAATGGTGTATGTCTGCTTCTGAGCTGCCATGCAGAGACACTGCTATCTCTTGAATTCATCCACTGCCAGCTTTATCCTGCTGTCATGGATAAAATTTGTGTGGCTGTTTTGCAAAAGGGATCTCAAAGCCATGGAATCGAACGATTACGTATTATATCATCCCGTATCTGTGAAGCCAGGCCTCTGAACACCTCTGTTGGTCTGTTAAATTTTCTATCATCTGCCAA GTCATTGCACTTGCTGTCACTCCATGATAGTAAAATGCAGCCATCATTTGCTCAAATGATTATTCACACTCTCCTTGAGTCGTCTTGTGGTTTACAAACTCTTGAGATATCAGACAATAAT ATGCCAGGCTGGCTTTCAAAAATGAACAGAAGTTCTACAAGCTCCTCATTAGTACTAAAATCAGATATTTCTTTGAACTCCCTGTCCATCCTTAACCTGAG GAATAATAATTTGCAAAAGGATGATGTTGTAGATCTTCACAAAATCCTAATAAAACTGCCAAACTTAAGGGATTTAGATATAAGTTGCAATCCAATCATGGATGAAGGTATCAG ATCGTTGATCCCTTTTATTTCATGGGCAATTGAAAAGGAAAATCCACTTTTGAGATTAAATGTGGAGAATTGTGACTTGTCCAGTATTGGTGTCAGTAAGCTTCTTGAGTGCCTCACATCCGTTAAGCAACCACTTGATGTGTTATCGCTAGCAGACAATCCTTTAGGGAG TTCTGTGGCAACTGCATTGGCCAAATTCTTGGGTTCACATGTAAGGGATCTAAATGTTGAAGATATTGACCTGGGAACAATAGGTTTCCAAAAACTCGAGGAAGCATTGCCAATGGAAGTTGCTCTTTCCCATATCAACATCAG TAAGAATCGTGGTGGGATCAGAGCAGCATATTTTGTTTCCAGATTAATATTGCAAGCACCAAACCTTGTCTCAGTCAATGCAGCAGCCAACATTTTACCGCCTGAATCATTGGAGGTCATTTGTAACGCCTTGAAGCAGAGGACAT GTAATTTGGATCGAGTGGATCTGACTGGCAACTTTCATTTGTCAGAAACTATTTTTCCT
- the LOC120663784 gene encoding uncharacterized protein LOC120663784 isoform X2, which translates to MEELVTAESAVAVGDPAPSLLSLCLDAVAARLTRDSAGLGAGRTGWPGGCGGGALGGCAEEGGGEADDDHLGPEQVAEVLPWELLHRLASRLPPAALESLHHAAHARCCSSADTTATGLGGQDDHKRGIKRSRCEDFNTAWQSLFKLRWPFGVKPGHDSVVTVDWQQQYWERHLQECLDEATESALLPSFSGGIGELSVSAKSMNSIYRCEDISQQHSRLKYQSSRFGCYARCLRLQGVLCTAETYDLLQHCKLERLMFIRIIAEPEVNGVCLLLSCHAETLLSLEFIHCQLYPAVMDKICVAVLQKGSQSHGIERLRIISSRICEARPLNTSVGLLNFLSSAKSLHLLSLHDSKMQPSFAQMIIHTLLESSCGLQTLEISDNNMPGWLSKMNRSSTSSSLVLKSDISLNSLSILNLRNNNLQKDDVVDLHKILIKLPNLRDLDISCNPIMDEGIRSLIPFISWAIEKENPLLRLNVENCDLSSIGVSKLLECLTSVKQPLDVLSLADNPLGSSVATALAKFLGSHVRDLNVEDIDLGTIGFQKLEEALPMEVALSHINIR; encoded by the exons ATGGAGGAGCTCGTCACGGCGGAGTCGGCAGTGGCGGTCGGGGATCCGGCACCAAGCTTGCTTTCGCTGTGCCTGGACGCGGTCGCCGCCCGTCTCACCCGCGACAGCGCAGGCCTGGGCGCGGGCCGAACTGGATGGCCaggagggtgcggcggcggggctcttGGCGGGTGCGCAGAAGAAGGCGGAGGGGAGGCGGACGACGACCACCTGGGCCCGGAGCAGGTGGCGGAGGTGCTTCCCTGGGAGCTTCTCCACCGGCTGGCGTCCCGGCTCCCTCCCGCCGCGCTCGAGTCGCTCCATCACGCTGCCCATGCACG GtgctgctcttctgctgataCTACTGCTActggacttggagggcaagaTGACCACAAGCGTGGGATAAAACGTTCAAG GTGCGAAGATTTCAACACAGCTTGGCAGTCATTGTTCAAACTTCGCTGGCCCTTTGGTGTTAAGCCTGGGCATGATAGTGTGGTCACTGTGGATTGGCAGCAACAGTACTGGGAAAGGCATTTACAAGA GTGCCTGGATGAAGCTACAGAGAGTGCCTTGCTTCCTTCTTTTTCTGGAGGTATTGGTGAGTTGAGCGTATCAG CTAAATCCATGAATTCCATCTACCGTTGCGAGGACATTTCTCAACAGCATTCAAGATTAAAATATCAATCTAGCAGATTTGGTTGCTATGCAAG GTGCTTGAGACTGCAAGGCGTTCTTTGCACTGCAGAAACTTAT GACTTGCTTCAGCATTGCAAGCTGGAAAGATTAATGTTCATAAGAATTATAGCAGAGCCTGAG GTAAATGGTGTATGTCTGCTTCTGAGCTGCCATGCAGAGACACTGCTATCTCTTGAATTCATCCACTGCCAGCTTTATCCTGCTGTCATGGATAAAATTTGTGTGGCTGTTTTGCAAAAGGGATCTCAAAGCCATGGAATCGAACGATTACGTATTATATCATCCCGTATCTGTGAAGCCAGGCCTCTGAACACCTCTGTTGGTCTGTTAAATTTTCTATCATCTGCCAA GTCATTGCACTTGCTGTCACTCCATGATAGTAAAATGCAGCCATCATTTGCTCAAATGATTATTCACACTCTCCTTGAGTCGTCTTGTGGTTTACAAACTCTTGAGATATCAGACAATAAT ATGCCAGGCTGGCTTTCAAAAATGAACAGAAGTTCTACAAGCTCCTCATTAGTACTAAAATCAGATATTTCTTTGAACTCCCTGTCCATCCTTAACCTGAG GAATAATAATTTGCAAAAGGATGATGTTGTAGATCTTCACAAAATCCTAATAAAACTGCCAAACTTAAGGGATTTAGATATAAGTTGCAATCCAATCATGGATGAAGGTATCAG ATCGTTGATCCCTTTTATTTCATGGGCAATTGAAAAGGAAAATCCACTTTTGAGATTAAATGTGGAGAATTGTGACTTGTCCAGTATTGGTGTCAGTAAGCTTCTTGAGTGCCTCACATCCGTTAAGCAACCACTTGATGTGTTATCGCTAGCAGACAATCCTTTAGGGAG TTCTGTGGCAACTGCATTGGCCAAATTCTTGGGTTCACATGTAAGGGATCTAAATGTTGAAGATATTGACCTGGGAACAATAGGTTTCCAAAAACTCGAGGAAGCATTGCCAATGGAAGTTGCTCTTTCCCATATCAACATCAG GTAA